From Faecalicatena sp. Marseille-Q4148:
TTCAAGACGTTTTGCATTATCATTTTCTCCAGTTAAGCTGTCAACTAATGCATCATACTCTGAATTATTGTATCCGCCTGAAACACTCTCGTATTGTCCTGCATAAAATGTACTCAGATAATCCAGTGGATCGTTATAATCACTAAACCAACCACTTTGATACAAATCAAAATTTCCTGCATCGCGTTCAGAAGTAAATAATGAATAATCACCTACTGTATTCAATTCCACTTTAATTCCGAGTGCCTGCTGCCATGTTTGCTGAAGATATTCTCTTAATGCACTCTCTTCAACCGTTGAACCGTAAGAAAGATATGTAATTGTCACTGCAGATAAATCCGTATTCATACCTAATTCTTTCAAGCCTTCTTTAAATAATGACTGCAATTTATCTGTATCACCTTCATATTCTTTATAAGAAGCAGACATTGGTTCTTCTACCTGTTCACGATATGATTCTCCATCAAGAGTAATCGCAGGAGATATAAATCCATATGCTGGAACATATCTTCCGTATACAGCTTCAATCATTTCTTCTCTATTGATACTATATGCTAATGCTTCTCTAATCTTCTTATTTCCCATTAATTTGGATTTTCCGCCATTCTTAAAATCAAATGCCAGAGAAACTGTTCCCGGATAATCAGCAGTAATTAATTGAACTTCTCCTGCATCAGCTTTCTTCTTATATTTTGTAGAGTAGTCACCTGATGTTTGCAACACATCCAGTTCTCCATTGTCAAACATTGTTGCTGCTGTAGAATCTTCTGCTACCAAAAACCAATTAATAGTATTCAACTTTGTATTATCTTTATCCCAGTAATTATCATTTTTAGTCCATACCATTTTATTATCTTCTACAAGTTCAGTCATACAAAATGGTCCATTATAAACGCAGAGAGACCAATCTTTTCCCCACTGATCGCCTGCTGCTTCTGCAACATCTTGTCTTGTTGGATATAATGGTGTAGCTACTAGCTTAGAAGTAAACGTAGGATCTGCAGCTTTTAAAGTAACTTCAAAAGTATAGTCATCTAATGCTACTGCTTTTACATCGTCCGCACTACCCTTTCCATTGTAATACTCTTCTGCTCCCACAACATTAAAAATAAATACAGCATAGTCATACGCATATTGTGGATTCAACAATCTCTTCCAGCCATACTCATAGTCATGTGCTGTTACAGGTTTTCCATCTGACCATTTAGCATCTTTTCTTAAATGGAATGTGTAAACTGTTCCATCTTCTGAAACATCTACTTTTTCTGCCCCATCAAGCACAAAATGCTCTCCTGATTCATCTGCCACATTTCGATACAAGCCAGAATAGCATGCCGCCATCATCCAACGCCATCCCATGTCTTGCACATCATAGTTGTTTCCAAATGCCGTCGTTCTAATGTTTAATACTTGGGTATCTTCTCCTGTTGATGTACCACTTGTGTTCCCTGCCGTGCTCACTTCCGTTTTCTTTGAATCAGAAGAACCACTGCCGCAACCTGCTAACATAGACAATGTCATTGTACCCGCAAGCGCTAATGTCACAATTTTCTTCAATTTCATAATCTTGCATCCTCCCATCTCTTTTTCTATCGTTCACAAATACCACTCATTTTCTGGTATTTGCTGTAACACCGGCACTTTTACCAATTGCTGTGTTAAACTGCCGGATTAAAATATAAGATGACATTTTTTTCTTGATTATTATGTCATCTGTTGATTATGCACTAATATTATCACTACTATTATCAACTGTCAATATTTTTTGTGCTTAGCTACATATAAATGTTATTTATTTCTATTTAATTTGTATCAATTGTACATATTGTTTATATTTTATATTTTTGTTTATTTCACAAAATATTGTATTGGCAATAAAAATTACTCATCAGCTCTAAAAAACTCTACAAAAAATACTTTTATCCATAGGCCGATTAGTAAAATGTACCAAAAAAAATAAGCCCTTAAGGGCTTACTCAATACATTATATTAATTTATGCCACCAGCTTCCAAAGCTGGCGGCATAAACTTTAGCATCCAATTAAATCTGCTCTGCGTACGCTCTGATATTGGATGCATTGGCCACTTTTTCGACCTCTCCATCACGGATTACAACAAGTGTCGGCGCCTGCATCACTTTATACTTCTTTGCAAGATCTTTATGTTCTTCCGCATCGACTAACTCATAATAGATCTTTGCATCTTCCAGCGTATTTCTGGCAATACTGCAATTCGGACATTTCTTTGTTGTAAAAAGAAGTGTTTTCACCTTCTCTGTACTTTTCGGACACATCTGCTCTGTACAAATCTGCTTTACACACTGCTCTGCCGTCTCTTCTTGCGCAGCATTTGTGTGCCCTTTCATGCCGGATTTTAACACATTATAGACTTTACGCTCTTTAAATTCCTGCGTTTTTCCGTCATTCCAGTTCTGCACCGGACGATAATATCCGGTAATACGACTATATACTTCTGTTTTGTTTCCACAAATCGGACATGAATACTGTTCTCCACTCAAATAGCCATGATCCTTACATACAGAATATGTCGGTGAAATCGTATAGTACGGCAATTTATAATTCTCTGCAATTTTGCGGACAAGCGTTGCTGCCGCCTTCCAATCCGGAAGCTTTTCTCCGAGGAATGCATGGAATACCGTTCCGGATGTGTAAAGCGTCTGCAGCTCATCCTGGATATCGAGCGCATCAAAAATATCCTCTGTAAAACCAACCGGTAAATGTGAACTGTTCGTATAGTACGGTGTTCCGCCCGGTTCAGCTGCCGTAATGATATCCGGATACTGCTCCACATCATGTTTTGCAAACCGATAAGTTGTTGATTCCGCCGGTGTTGCTTCCAGATTATAGAGATCTCCGTACTCCTCCTGATAAGAAGAAAGGCGCTCTCTCATATGATTTAACACCGCTTTTGAAAATTCCTGTGTACATTCATGAGTCATATCTGCACGAAGCCAGTCTGCATTCAGCCCTGCCTCATTCATACCGATCAGACCGATGGTTGAGAAATGATTATCAAATGTTCCGAGATAACGCTTCGTGTATGGATACAATCCTTCCTCCAACAGTCTGGAAATAATTGTCCGCTTAATCTTTAAAGATCTTGCTGCAATATCCATCATCCGGTCAAGACGATGATAAAACTCTTCCTCACTCTTTGACAAATATGCGATTCTTGGCATATTAATCGTTACAACACCGACAGATCCTGTACTCTCGCCGCTTCCAAAAAAGCCTCCGGATTTCTTACGGAGCTCTCTCAGATCCAGCCGCAGACGGCAACACATACTCCGCACATCACTCGGTTCCATATCACTGTTAATATAATTAGAAAAATACGGTGTGCCGTATTTTGCTGTCATTTCAAACAAAAGACGATTATTCTCTGTATCGGACCAGTCAAAATCACTTGTGATCGAATAGGTCGGAATCGGGTACTGGAATCCTCTTCCATTGGCATCTCCCTCAATCATAATCTCAATAAATGCCTTATTGACCATATCCATTTCTTTCTTACAGTCTCCGTAAGTAAACTCCATCTCCTTGCCGCCAACGATCGCCGGAAGATTCGCCAGGTCATTCGGTACTGTCCAATCCAGTGTAATATTGGAAAACGGCGCCTGTGTTCCCCAGCGGCTCGGTGTGTTTACCCCGTAAATAAAGGATTCAATACATTTCTTTACCTGTTCATAAGTGAGATGATCTGTCTTGACGAACGGTGCAAGGTAGGTATCAAAGGAAGAGAATGCCTGCGCACCCGCCCATTCATTCTGCATAATTCCAAGAAAGTTTACCATCTGATTGCAGAGTGTAGACAAGTGCTTCGCCGGAGCAGATGTAATCTTTCCCGGAATACCGCCTAATCCCTCTTGGATCAGCTGTTTCAATGACCATCCCGCACAATACCCTGTCAGCATCGAAAGATCGTGGATATGAATATCGCCGCTGCGGTGTGCATTGGCAATTTCCTCATCGTAAATTTCTGAAAGCCAGTAATTCGCAGTAATCGCGCCGGAGTTGCTGAGGATCAATCCTCCAACAGAGTACGTCACTGTGGAATTCTCCTTCACTCTCCAGTCTGTTACTTTCACATAGCTGTCCACGATATCTTTATAGTCAAGCAATGTAGATTTCATATTGCGAATCTTCTCACGCTGCTTGCGGTACAAAATATATCCCTTTGCCACATCGGAATATCCTGACTGTACAAGGACATTTTCTACACTGTCCTGAATCTCTTCTACCTGGATTAACCCATCTTTAATCTTCGGTTCAAAGTCTGCTGTCACTTTCAGCGTGAGCATGTCAATGATGCTTGGATGAGATTGTTTATCCTGTGCATCAAATGCTTTTGCAATTGCTACTGATATTTTATTCAAATCAAATTCTGCGATCTTACCATCACGTTTGATTACCTGATACATTGCTATCTTCCTTTCTTGTTCTCATTTCGTTCTCCCCGTGTGATGTTCATTTTAGCACTGTCAAATCGGGGTGTCAATAAAAGAAGAACAAGATATAGTGTATACATGAATTGTGTATAACCATATCTTGTTATCTGATAATTTATACAATTCCGCGCAAATATACATTCTTCATGTACTTCGCCGCAAGCTCTCCCGCCTCTTTCATCCATTGATCTGTATGACTGTGAAGCCCTTGTTCTATCACGTCTTCCGAGTCTTCAAACTTCTGAAGATAGTATTTTTCTGCCCCAAAAAGCCATTCTCCGATTCTGGAAATATCTTCTTTTTTATGAAATTCTCTGACAATAGTTGTTCTAAATTCATAGGGAAGATGTCCCTCCAAGAGCCATTTTGCTGATTGCTCTACCGCAGAGGTATCATATCCCGGAATTCCTATTGTCTCTCCATAACGCTCCCTTGCATTTTTAATATCCATAGCGACATAATCAATCAGTCCCTTTTGCGCCAGTTCTTTCAGTCGCTTTGGGGAACTTCCGTTTGTATCCAGTTTAATAAGGTATCCGAGTTCTTTTATCTTCGCCAACAAACAATCTAAGTCATCCCAGAGAAGCGGTTCTCCTCCGGTAATACAAACACCGTCCAAAATTCCCCTTCTCTTCTCCAAAAATGCCATTAACTTTTCTTCCGCAAGCTTACCCGCATCTTCCGTATGTGTTACAAGTGATGCGTTATGACAGAACGGACATCGGAAATTACATCCGCATGTAAAGATCGTACATGCTGCCTTTTCCGGATAATCTAACAGTGTCAGTTTCTGAAGTCCACTGATTTTCATTATATTCCTTCTTTCTTCGTCTCCTATCTCTGCATTGAGATATAAAATATGCCGGCCATTTCTGACCGACATATTCGTATTTCTTCTTTATGTTACATGAAATTTCAAAAATAATCAATGGTGCCTTTATCGTATTGAGATTTTCATATACAGATTATTCGAAGCTTTGTTCTGTACGCTCAATAATCTCATCCTGAAGTGCTTTGCTCAAGTTACGGAAATGATCGCTGTATCCGGCTACACGAACAATCAGATCTTTGTAATCTTCCGGATGTTTCTGTGCATTGATTAAAGTCTGACGGTCAATTACATTAAACTGAATGTGATGTCCATCCATATTGAAGTAAGAACGGATCAGATTTGCCATCTGGTCAAGCCCTTCTTCTCCTGCAACAACACTCGGTGTAAACTTCTGATTCAGAAGCGTTCCTCCTGTCTGAAGGTGATCCATCTTGGAAGCAGATTTTACAACCGCTGTAGGTCCATTCACATCAGCGCCCTTCTCCGGAGAAATTCCTTCTGAAACAGGCTTATGCGCCAGACGTCCATTTGGACTTGCCATCATGACTTCACCAAAATATACATGACAGGTTGTCGGAAGCATGTTAATGCGGTATGTACCGCCCTTCATATTCGGACGTCCTGTTACACTCTTCTGATAGAATGTAAAGATCTCTTTCATAAGCTCATCTGCATACGGATCATCATTTCCATACTTCGGCGTCTTATTGCTTACGAGATTCCAGATCACTTCATGGCCTTCAAAATTATCATCCAGCGCCTGCATCAGCTCTTCCATTGTAAATTTCTTCTCGTCATAAACATTATATTTCACAGCTGCAACACAGTCTGTAATTGTTCCGATTCCAACACCCTGAAGATAATTTGTATTGTAGCGGGCGCCGCCTGCATTGTAATCTTTTCCTTTAGAAATACAATCGTTTGTAATAATTGACAGGAACGGTACCGGCATATAGTCTGCATAAATCTTCTCGATGACATTGCTTCCCTGAATCTTAATATCAAGGAAATACTCAATCTGTTTCTTATAGGCATCAAAAAGTTCATCAAATGTCTTGAATTCTGTTGCATAACCAAGCTGAAGTCCAAGCTGTTTCTTAGCAACTTTATCATAACCATTATTCAATGTCAGCTCAAAAATCTTCGGCAAGTTAAAATATCCTGTCAGAATGTATGCTTCATTTCCGAATGCACCTGTTTCAACACATCCGCTTGTACCGCCTCGTCTGGCATCTTCCAAAGTCTTACCTGCATTCAAAAGCTCCTGTACGATTGCTTCTGTATTGTAGAAAGCAGGCTGTCCCCAACCTTTTCTGGAAATCTCACAGGCACGTTTCAGGAATTTCTGTGGCGTCTTACGGCTGATCTGCACGTTAGAACTCGGCTGAAGCAGCTTCATTTCATCCATACAGTCAAGAATCAGATAGCTAACGCGGTTGACACCATTTTCTCCATCCGGTGTGATTCCTCCTGTATTTAAGTTTGCAAAATCTGTGTAGGTACTGCTCTCTTTCAGAGTAATTCCTACTTTCGGCGGAGCCGGCTGATTGTTGAATTTTACCCAGAGACACTCTAATAATTCCAATGCCTTCTCATCATCTAAAGTACCTTCTGCCACATCATGCTCATAGAATGGATTCAAATGCTGATCCAATCTTCCCGGACTGTAAGCATCCCACGGATTCAATTCTGTCGTTACGCTCAAATGTACAAACCAGTATGTCTGGATTGCCTGCCAGAATGTCTGAGGTGCATGTGCCGGAACGACATCACAGTTTGCTGCAATCTGAAGCAGCTCTTGCTTTCTGATTTCATCTGTTTCTTTCTCTGCAAGCTCTCTTGCATATGCCGCATAGCGTTCTCCGAGAATCATGATCGCGTCACAGGCAATTGCCATACCTCTTAACTGATTCCGTTTTTCAAAGGCTTCTTTATCATTTGCAAAGTCAAGTTTTGCGATTGCAGCTTCGATTTCAGCCTTGTAATCCAGGAAGCCTTTTTCATAAATCTTAAAAGAACCTACCGTATGTCCAGGACCGCGCTGTTCCATGAACTCTGTAAAGATTCCTGCCTCATAAGCTGATTTCCATTCCGGTGTCATATTGTCGATGATTTTTTTGCGGATAGAACGTTTCTCCCAAAATGGGATAATCGTCTCTTCCTGGAATTTATAATCTTCTTCACGCACTTTAAAACTGATCAATTCACGATCATTCATAATGTGCATATCTTCTACCGTGTGACAGCAAAGTTCCGGAAATGTCGGTGCGGCCTGTGGAGAATTTCCTTTCTCTCCGACGATCAATTCTCCCTCTCCGATATACAGTGTTTTCTTTGAAAAATACTCTTTTAACACAAGCGCTCTTAATTCCGGAATAGAAACAGCTCCCTCATACTGCTTATATGTCTCTGTTTCAATTCTGGCACGCTCCATATCAATATGTGCCGCTGTGTCAAGACTGCGTCTGCGCAGATTTTTGATTCTTGCGTTCATTCCTCTCTCTTCCATGAACTTAACCTCCTATTTTTGTATTCTGAAATCCTTCACGGATAAACAACTGCTGAAACTCTTTCATCTCTTCTTTCGATGGTGTATGAAGATCTGAGCCTTCATAGTGCTCCCCAAGCTTACCATACTTTCCGGAACCTGTATTATGATACGGAAGGAGATTGACCTGTGCCGGATGAATTCCATTTTCTTTTAAAAACGCAATGATTGCACCCATGCTCTCCAAATCACCGTTTACTTCTTTGATCGTAGGAATCCGGATATAAATTCTTGCTCCTGCCTGACTGAGCCTGGTGACATTGTCCAGAATCAATGTATTATCCACTCCGATATATTTTTTGTGTTTCTCATGGTCCATAACTTTTATATCATATAAAAATGTATCAATATACGGAAGGATTCTCGCAAAGTTCTCATACGGTGCAAATCCACATGTATCTATTGTAACAGAAATCCCTTCCTGATTCAGCCTTTTCACAAGTTTTTCTATATAATTCATATTCTGAGACATGACTTCTCCGCCGGATAAAGTCACACCGCCTCCTGATTCCTCGTAAAACATCTCATCTTTTTTCAGTTCTTTCACGAGGTCTTCAATCTCCCATTCCGTTCCTGCAATTTCCCGGAGATTTCTCACACAATAATCAAGACATTTTCCGCATTGCTCACAGATTTCCTTATCCGTCCATACTTTCCCATCAATCTTCTTAATCGCATGTTCCGGACAGGCTTCTGCACATCGATAGCATCCGACACATTTCTCTTCATCGTACATGACTTCCTTCTGAAATGCCTGTGTCTCCGGATTATGGCACCACACACAATTTAACGGGCATCCTTTAAAAAATACACTTGTCCGGATCCCATCTCCGTCGTGAATGGAATATTTTTGTATATTCGTAATTAGCGTCATCTCTATCTCTTCCTTTTGGACTATGGTTTAAACTTCAGTCAAATTATATCAATCCCAGAATTCAATGTCAATATTTTATCATACATGATAATAAAATATCTATTATTGCAGTCTCTTTTTTACCTGTGATATACTAAAACAGTACTGATTGCAAAGGTTTTTCCTAAGCAAAAAGGCGTGAGATTTAAGATTTGATAATATGTACACATAACTGTGTGCCTATTTCTTATACCCATACGCCAAGTATGGGTATTTTTATTAGGTAATTGCGAAACTCACGAAGTTTGTTTGCAATCTTGAACAAGAAAAGGGATGAATTCATGCTCTGCACGAGTTCTGGAATAAAATGTGGGTAAGCGGACAGTTTAGGCGCACTTTAATAAGCCTTAGGCTTTATAGAGTTGGTAAGTCCTATGCTATGAGAGGTTTTAAACTTCGAATGTATTCGTGATGTTTGATTTTATCTGCAAGAACGACACTGATGAGTTGTGTAATACCTGCAAGAATTAAATCCACATACAAAGTCCTCTCATTCTGGGTTCGGCGTCCTGCAAGACAAAGATTATCCTTGATGTGATTGATGTTTCTTTCCACAACAGTCCTGATTTTGTAGGTATTATCCCATTCTTCGGTTCCGCGAATCGTTCCGGGATAAGCACGCAGATTCTTTTCAGGATAGATATAAACCATACGACCACCTCTTGATGTGGTACAGGGAGTTTTGCAACAGCATTGCCGATAGGATTTTCTGGTAGATTTATCGTAAGCCCACTTCATTTTGGGACAGACAAACTTGAATCTGGTAATACCGTTTCTTAGTTTAGAAGTGCATTCGTACTTCATAGAAAGCGAAGGGTCATGAGGACAGCAGGGGATACCATCTTCATTGATGGTATAGTCTGGATGTTCAAGTCCGGATCTTGCATTCAGTGGAATATAAGCTTTGGCGAAATGTTTGTCATTACCAAAAGTGTTACCAGTAAGAAGGCTCTTATAGAGCTGTGTGGTATCGAAAGCTGCATCTCCAAGGAAAGTTTTCGGATTAATCAGTGGATGTTTGGAAAAGAAGTCTTTGAGTGTCGGAATCAAAAGCTTTGAATCATGAACACTTTTATCCTCATCAGGGGAGTCGGATTTCTTTTCGATAATAATATCAGGATGTGCATACATAAAGTCTTTATTATAAAAAGAGATATGACGAATAATTCCCAGCCCATTGGTAACAATGCCAAATTTGAAAACATAGCAAAAATGGCCATTGATATAAAGTTGTTTGATTTCAGGGTTAGCAGAAGCATGGGAAGGCATGGAACCATAAGCAGCTTTGTAGGGGTCGTAAGATTTATCAAATCCCTGAGTTTTTGCATAAGCTTTAAGCTGTTTGATAATTCTGTTAGCATACTTTGGATTATTTTCTGTAACGAATGCTTCAATACCGGAAGAATCAAAGATAGTCATATCCGCTTTTGCAGAGTCAATTGCCTGACAGATAGGCTCAGTAACATCAACAA
This genomic window contains:
- a CDS encoding glycyl-radical enzyme activating protein, producing the protein MTLITNIQKYSIHDGDGIRTSVFFKGCPLNCVWCHNPETQAFQKEVMYDEEKCVGCYRCAEACPEHAIKKIDGKVWTDKEICEQCGKCLDYCVRNLREIAGTEWEIEDLVKELKKDEMFYEESGGGVTLSGGEVMSQNMNYIEKLVKRLNQEGISVTIDTCGFAPYENFARILPYIDTFLYDIKVMDHEKHKKYIGVDNTLILDNVTRLSQAGARIYIRIPTIKEVNGDLESMGAIIAFLKENGIHPAQVNLLPYHNTGSGKYGKLGEHYEGSDLHTPSKEEMKEFQQLFIREGFQNTKIGG
- a CDS encoding transposase; the encoded protein is MIPYKQLSLADIFSDCQDKFENDKPAFLSLLETHIDLDEFIPISFRNHFYASTGRTRKYPLQAFLWALIIQRIFSIPTDQLLLTFLTYSKPLREFCGFTKVPDASKITRFKQDFLGDLQLVFDKLVDVTEPICQAIDSAKADMTIFDSSGIEAFVTENNPKYANRIIKQLKAYAKTQGFDKSYDPYKAAYGSMPSHASANPEIKQLYINGHFCYVFKFGIVTNGLGIIRHISFYNKDFMYAHPDIIIEKKSDSPDEDKSVHDSKLLIPTLKDFFSKHPLINPKTFLGDAAFDTTQLYKSLLTGNTFGNDKHFAKAYIPLNARSGLEHPDYTINEDGIPCCPHDPSLSMKYECTSKLRNGITRFKFVCPKMKWAYDKSTRKSYRQCCCKTPCTTSRGGRMVYIYPEKNLRAYPGTIRGTEEWDNTYKIRTVVERNINHIKDNLCLAGRRTQNERTLYVDLILAGITQLISVVLADKIKHHEYIRSLKPLIA
- a CDS encoding anaerobic ribonucleoside-triphosphate reductase activating protein, with amino-acid sequence MKISGLQKLTLLDYPEKAACTIFTCGCNFRCPFCHNASLVTHTEDAGKLAEEKLMAFLEKRRGILDGVCITGGEPLLWDDLDCLLAKIKELGYLIKLDTNGSSPKRLKELAQKGLIDYVAMDIKNARERYGETIGIPGYDTSAVEQSAKWLLEGHLPYEFRTTIVREFHKKEDISRIGEWLFGAEKYYLQKFEDSEDVIEQGLHSHTDQWMKEAGELAAKYMKNVYLRGIV
- a CDS encoding ribonucleoside triphosphate reductase, producing MYQVIKRDGKIAEFDLNKISVAIAKAFDAQDKQSHPSIIDMLTLKVTADFEPKIKDGLIQVEEIQDSVENVLVQSGYSDVAKGYILYRKQREKIRNMKSTLLDYKDIVDSYVKVTDWRVKENSTVTYSVGGLILSNSGAITANYWLSEIYDEEIANAHRSGDIHIHDLSMLTGYCAGWSLKQLIQEGLGGIPGKITSAPAKHLSTLCNQMVNFLGIMQNEWAGAQAFSSFDTYLAPFVKTDHLTYEQVKKCIESFIYGVNTPSRWGTQAPFSNITLDWTVPNDLANLPAIVGGKEMEFTYGDCKKEMDMVNKAFIEIMIEGDANGRGFQYPIPTYSITSDFDWSDTENNRLLFEMTAKYGTPYFSNYINSDMEPSDVRSMCCRLRLDLRELRKKSGGFFGSGESTGSVGVVTINMPRIAYLSKSEEEFYHRLDRMMDIAARSLKIKRTIISRLLEEGLYPYTKRYLGTFDNHFSTIGLIGMNEAGLNADWLRADMTHECTQEFSKAVLNHMRERLSSYQEEYGDLYNLEATPAESTTYRFAKHDVEQYPDIITAAEPGGTPYYTNSSHLPVGFTEDIFDALDIQDELQTLYTSGTVFHAFLGEKLPDWKAAATLVRKIAENYKLPYYTISPTYSVCKDHGYLSGEQYSCPICGNKTEVYSRITGYYRPVQNWNDGKTQEFKERKVYNVLKSGMKGHTNAAQEETAEQCVKQICTEQMCPKSTEKVKTLLFTTKKCPNCSIARNTLEDAKIYYELVDAEEHKDLAKKYKVMQAPTLVVIRDGEVEKVANASNIRAYAEQI
- a CDS encoding glycyl radical protein, producing the protein MEERGMNARIKNLRRRSLDTAAHIDMERARIETETYKQYEGAVSIPELRALVLKEYFSKKTLYIGEGELIVGEKGNSPQAAPTFPELCCHTVEDMHIMNDRELISFKVREEDYKFQEETIIPFWEKRSIRKKIIDNMTPEWKSAYEAGIFTEFMEQRGPGHTVGSFKIYEKGFLDYKAEIEAAIAKLDFANDKEAFEKRNQLRGMAIACDAIMILGERYAAYARELAEKETDEIRKQELLQIAANCDVVPAHAPQTFWQAIQTYWFVHLSVTTELNPWDAYSPGRLDQHLNPFYEHDVAEGTLDDEKALELLECLWVKFNNQPAPPKVGITLKESSTYTDFANLNTGGITPDGENGVNRVSYLILDCMDEMKLLQPSSNVQISRKTPQKFLKRACEISRKGWGQPAFYNTEAIVQELLNAGKTLEDARRGGTSGCVETGAFGNEAYILTGYFNLPKIFELTLNNGYDKVAKKQLGLQLGYATEFKTFDELFDAYKKQIEYFLDIKIQGSNVIEKIYADYMPVPFLSIITNDCISKGKDYNAGGARYNTNYLQGVGIGTITDCVAAVKYNVYDEKKFTMEELMQALDDNFEGHEVIWNLVSNKTPKYGNDDPYADELMKEIFTFYQKSVTGRPNMKGGTYRINMLPTTCHVYFGEVMMASPNGRLAHKPVSEGISPEKGADVNGPTAVVKSASKMDHLQTGGTLLNQKFTPSVVAGEEGLDQMANLIRSYFNMDGHHIQFNVIDRQTLINAQKHPEDYKDLIVRVAGYSDHFRNLSKALQDEIIERTEQSFE
- a CDS encoding peptide ABC transporter substrate-binding protein translates to MKLKKIVTLALAGTMTLSMLAGCGSGSSDSKKTEVSTAGNTSGTSTGEDTQVLNIRTTAFGNNYDVQDMGWRWMMAACYSGLYRNVADESGEHFVLDGAEKVDVSEDGTVYTFHLRKDAKWSDGKPVTAHDYEYGWKRLLNPQYAYDYAVFIFNVVGAEEYYNGKGSADDVKAVALDDYTFEVTLKAADPTFTSKLVATPLYPTRQDVAEAAGDQWGKDWSLCVYNGPFCMTELVEDNKMVWTKNDNYWDKDNTKLNTINWFLVAEDSTAATMFDNGELDVLQTSGDYSTKYKKKADAGEVQLITADYPGTVSLAFDFKNGGKSKLMGNKKIREALAYSINREEMIEAVYGRYVPAYGFISPAITLDGESYREQVEEPMSASYKEYEGDTDKLQSLFKEGLKELGMNTDLSAVTITYLSYGSTVEESALREYLQQTWQQALGIKVELNTVGDYSLFTSERDAGNFDLYQSGWFSDYNDPLDYLSTFYAGQYESVSGGYNNSEYDALVDSLTGENDNAKRLEIYSQAEQILFDDCAMIPLYYSTKEYFLQPWVKDFRWSSFGASQEFYITYIEGRGK